The following proteins come from a genomic window of Gemmatimonadota bacterium:
- a CDS encoding S9 family peptidase: MNTASIPAQSSQSRFSPFTRAGGHPMPPSFLLVAAVSAAPINQGTPDDYRRAEQFLPAQIGRHLTRATVSPVWLADGDRFWYRSPGENRGFRLVNPGRATHGPAFDHDRLAAGLSAAKVLMAGRPLPFDSLLQLDPGVSVLVPIAGAAIRCDLETYQCATAGVAPPNTREQVVSPDGRWVAFVRGFDLAVRSTDFRDTLVLTRDGTADRWYGTGVVSPLGRSGLSDPPATVAFWSPDSRRIATYRIDIRGAGLIPLVHGVRTAADLRPRPYAAPYPLPGDSTTATAELVLFELSSGRRIDGPLPPVPVLYYNLFPMTWPDHWWAADSRHFYSVRRARSNRMTEVGEVNAETGTARLIARDENPTFVERFYQRFNPMGPRGEIVWASERDGWRHLYRLDSVTRQLDRQITRGPWVVRELLRVDDQNGLVFFTAGGREPGRDPYLRHLYRVGLDGSRLELLTPEPADHSVSISPSGRYLVDTYETLELGARSVVRSARDGAVRLELGTTDLSGLTRLGWRPPRAFRATARDGATDIYGILLLPTTFDSTRRYPLIDNIYAGPQTMATPKTLAPSRYLWEAQALAELGFVVMVVDGMGTPFRSKKFHDVAYQRLGDAGLPDHMAAIRQLAAGHSFIDTTRVGIFGISAGGYASARAILKYPDFFKVAVSAAGCHDLRLDKVEWAERYMGPMGPHYAEQANPTLARNLKGKLLLTHGDLDENVPIAQTYAMVDSLIAQRKSFDLLVLPNRNHDVDADPYMIRSRWDYFVKHLLGVEPPPR, encoded by the coding sequence ATGAATACAGCTAGCATACCGGCCCAATCCAGTCAATCCCGGTTCTCGCCCTTCACCAGGGCAGGAGGTCATCCGATGCCCCCGTCATTCCTTTTGGTCGCTGCGGTCTCAGCGGCCCCGATCAACCAGGGAACTCCGGACGACTACCGGCGGGCCGAGCAGTTCCTCCCCGCGCAGATCGGGCGCCATCTCACCCGGGCGACCGTGAGCCCCGTGTGGCTCGCGGACGGCGATCGGTTCTGGTATCGCAGCCCCGGCGAGAACCGCGGGTTTCGTCTCGTCAATCCCGGCCGGGCCACCCACGGGCCGGCGTTCGATCATGACCGTTTGGCGGCAGGGCTATCCGCCGCGAAAGTGCTGATGGCCGGGCGGCCGTTGCCGTTCGATTCCCTGCTCCAGCTCGACCCGGGCGTCTCGGTCCTGGTGCCGATCGCCGGCGCAGCCATCCGGTGTGATCTCGAGACCTACCAATGCGCCACGGCGGGCGTGGCGCCACCGAACACCCGCGAGCAGGTCGTGTCACCGGACGGCCGGTGGGTCGCCTTCGTCCGGGGCTTCGATCTCGCGGTTCGGTCGACCGACTTCCGGGACACCCTGGTGCTGACCCGCGATGGGACGGCGGATCGGTGGTATGGCACCGGCGTCGTCTCGCCGCTCGGCCGGTCAGGTCTCAGCGATCCGCCGGCCACCGTGGCGTTCTGGTCACCCGACTCCCGCCGGATCGCGACCTATCGGATCGATATCCGAGGAGCGGGCCTCATTCCGCTCGTGCACGGGGTCCGGACCGCGGCGGATTTGCGGCCCCGCCCGTATGCGGCTCCCTACCCGCTTCCAGGCGACTCAACCACGGCCACGGCCGAGCTGGTGCTGTTCGAGCTGAGCTCAGGCCGCCGGATCGACGGCCCGTTACCGCCGGTGCCGGTGCTCTACTACAACCTGTTCCCGATGACCTGGCCCGATCACTGGTGGGCGGCGGACTCGCGCCATTTCTACTCAGTCCGGCGGGCGCGCAGCAACCGGATGACCGAGGTTGGAGAGGTCAACGCCGAGACCGGAACGGCCCGGCTCATCGCGCGGGACGAGAACCCGACCTTCGTCGAGCGATTCTACCAGCGGTTCAATCCCATGGGGCCGCGCGGCGAGATCGTTTGGGCCTCCGAGCGTGACGGCTGGCGCCATCTCTACCGGCTCGACTCCGTCACCCGCCAACTGGATCGGCAAATCACCCGGGGGCCGTGGGTGGTCCGCGAGCTGCTCCGGGTCGACGACCAGAACGGCTTGGTGTTCTTCACCGCGGGAGGCCGCGAGCCCGGGCGAGATCCTTACCTCCGCCACCTCTATCGAGTCGGACTCGATGGCTCCCGCCTGGAGTTGCTCACCCCCGAGCCGGCCGACCACTCAGTGTCGATCTCACCATCCGGGCGGTATCTGGTCGACACCTACGAGACCCTGGAGCTTGGCGCCCGTTCGGTGGTCCGTTCGGCCCGGGACGGCGCGGTGCGTCTCGAACTGGGGACGACCGATCTGTCGGGGCTGACTCGGCTCGGTTGGCGGCCACCCCGAGCGTTTCGGGCCACCGCCCGCGACGGGGCGACCGATATCTACGGTATCCTTTTGCTGCCGACCACCTTCGATTCGACCCGTCGCTACCCGCTCATCGATAACATCTATGCCGGTCCGCAGACGATGGCCACCCCGAAGACCCTGGCGCCGAGCCGATACCTCTGGGAGGCGCAGGCCCTGGCCGAGCTGGGCTTCGTCGTCATGGTCGTCGACGGGATGGGCACGCCGTTTCGCTCCAAGAAGTTCCACGACGTTGCCTACCAGCGGCTCGGCGACGCCGGGCTGCCCGACCACATGGCCGCCATTCGCCAGCTCGCGGCGGGGCACTCGTTCATCGACACCACCCGGGTCGGGATCTTCGGAATCTCGGCGGGCGGTTACGCCTCGGCCCGCGCCATCCTCAAGTATCCCGATTTCTTCAAGGTGGCGGTCTCGGCTGCGGGGTGCCACGACCTCCGGCTCGACAAGGTCGAGTGGGCCGAGCGGTACATGGGCCCGATGGGCCCTCACTACGCCGAGCAGGCAAACCCCACCCTGGCCCGGAACCTGAAGGGCAAGTTGCTGCTTACCCATGGCGATCTCGACGAGAACGTCCCGATCGCCCAAACCTACGCCATGGTCGACTCCCTGATCGCCCAGCGGAAGTCGTTCGACCTCCTGGTGCTGCCGAACCGGAATCATGACGTGGATGCCGACCCCTACATGATTCGGAGCCGGTGGGACTACTTCGTCAAGCACTTGCTCGGCGTCGAGCCGCCGCCACGGTAG
- a CDS encoding SDR family oxidoreductase: MGQELVGKVAIVTGAGSVGEGVGNGKAAAILFAREGAAVFGVDHNLAAAVETQRLIEAEGGRCAVHQADVSVATECQGIVDACVQRFGRLDILHNNVGIELAGGLLETTEAAWDRTLAVNLKSMFLLCRAAIPVMEVQGGGVVINVSSINSIRTLPALSLAYAASKAGVNALTRELAVEYAKRGIRVNAILPGMMNTPFVRAALTEAYGGDIQEMTRFRDARCPTGKQGESWDIGHLAVFLASDRAKYITGAELVVDGGQTLRI; encoded by the coding sequence ATGGGGCAAGAACTCGTAGGCAAGGTAGCGATCGTCACTGGTGCCGGATCCGTTGGGGAAGGAGTCGGCAACGGCAAGGCGGCGGCCATCCTCTTCGCCCGTGAAGGGGCGGCGGTGTTTGGCGTCGATCATAACCTGGCCGCCGCGGTCGAGACGCAGCGCCTGATCGAAGCGGAAGGCGGGCGGTGTGCGGTCCACCAAGCGGATGTCAGCGTGGCAACCGAATGCCAGGGCATCGTGGACGCCTGTGTTCAGCGGTTCGGGCGACTCGACATTCTCCACAACAACGTCGGGATCGAGTTGGCCGGCGGACTCCTCGAGACCACCGAGGCGGCTTGGGACCGGACGCTCGCGGTCAACCTCAAGAGCATGTTTCTGCTCTGTCGAGCGGCCATCCCGGTGATGGAGGTTCAGGGTGGCGGTGTGGTGATCAACGTCTCCTCGATCAACTCGATCAGAACCTTGCCGGCGCTCTCGCTCGCGTACGCGGCCTCCAAGGCGGGGGTCAACGCGCTCACCCGTGAACTTGCCGTCGAGTATGCCAAGCGGGGCATTCGGGTCAACGCGATCCTGCCGGGGATGATGAACACGCCCTTCGTCCGGGCCGCCCTCACCGAGGCCTACGGCGGGGACATCCAGGAGATGACCCGGTTTCGCGACGCCCGGTGCCCCACCGGCAAGCAGGGAGAATCATGGGATATCGGCCACCTGGCGGTGTTCCTGGCCTCCGACCGGGCCAAGTACATCACCGGCGCGGAGCTGGTCGTCGATGGCGGCCAGACGCTCCGGATCTGA
- a CDS encoding class A beta-lactamase-related serine hydrolase gives MNDQRLSVLTGGSRARPNAVLHPPAPAARFAMWLRSTLLAGAVTAVACSPTNAQEGLSVAQRRAIDSAATWILAAHGGPSAAIAIVRDAKIVYEQAYGNRRLTPAMPATTTTRYNIGSITKQFTAAALLLLAEDGKLSLDDKVAKWLPELTRSNDIALHQLLSMTAGYQDFWPQDYVFSDLLEPTPPQRIADRWARIPLDFEPGTKWEYSNTNYTIAGLIVEQASGKGLFEFLRERVFTPLRMTSVADADTGALGPADAGGYTRYALGPWRPAPKEAKGWLFGCGQLAMTAHDLALWDIALINRARLRPASYALMETEARLVNGLGAGYGLGVNVSSANGRRRISHSGGASGYFTYHEVYPDDRTAIVVLSNDESRATRLIADRIAATLFVVTDTAAATALSQARRIFAELQNGRIDRTLFTPNANAYFSREAVEDFATSLAPLGGPTEFVPVAYELRGGMSYRAFRIRAGTRTLLLTTRALADGSLEQYQINPDK, from the coding sequence ATGAACGATCAGCGGCTGTCCGTGTTGACGGGCGGGTCACGGGCCCGCCCGAACGCGGTCCTCCACCCGCCAGCGCCAGCCGCCAGGTTCGCGATGTGGCTCCGGTCGACTCTTCTCGCCGGGGCGGTCACGGCGGTGGCCTGCTCGCCTACGAACGCCCAGGAGGGGCTTTCCGTCGCCCAGCGCCGGGCGATCGATAGCGCGGCTACCTGGATTCTCGCCGCCCACGGCGGCCCGAGCGCGGCGATTGCCATCGTGCGCGATGCCAAGATCGTCTACGAGCAGGCCTACGGAAATCGACGGCTGACGCCGGCGATGCCCGCGACGACGACGACCCGCTACAACATCGGCTCCATCACCAAGCAGTTCACCGCAGCCGCCCTGCTGCTTCTCGCCGAAGACGGGAAGCTCTCCCTCGACGACAAGGTGGCGAAATGGCTGCCTGAGCTCACCCGGTCGAACGATATCGCCCTGCACCAACTGCTCTCGATGACGGCTGGCTACCAGGATTTCTGGCCCCAGGATTACGTCTTCTCGGACCTGCTCGAGCCGACCCCGCCCCAGAGGATCGCGGATCGCTGGGCGCGGATACCGTTGGATTTCGAGCCGGGCACCAAATGGGAGTACAGCAACACCAACTACACGATCGCCGGGTTGATCGTCGAGCAAGCCAGCGGGAAGGGGCTGTTCGAGTTCCTGCGGGAACGGGTCTTCACCCCGCTCCGGATGACGTCGGTGGCCGACGCCGATACCGGTGCCCTCGGCCCGGCCGACGCCGGTGGCTATACCCGCTATGCGCTCGGTCCGTGGCGCCCCGCGCCGAAGGAGGCCAAGGGTTGGCTCTTCGGCTGCGGCCAGCTCGCGATGACGGCCCACGATCTCGCCCTGTGGGACATCGCCCTGATCAACCGCGCGCGGCTCCGCCCGGCCTCCTACGCGTTGATGGAAACGGAGGCGCGCCTCGTCAACGGCTTGGGGGCGGGCTACGGGCTCGGGGTGAACGTGAGCTCCGCGAACGGCCGGCGCCGGATCTCGCATAGTGGCGGAGCCTCGGGTTACTTCACCTACCACGAGGTGTATCCGGACGATCGAACCGCGATCGTCGTCCTTTCCAACGACGAATCCCGGGCGACCAGACTCATTGCCGACCGGATCGCGGCCACCCTCTTCGTCGTCACCGACACGGCGGCAGCCACGGCGCTGAGCCAGGCACGGCGGATTTTCGCGGAGCTGCAGAACGGGAGGATCGATCGCACGCTATTCACCCCGAACGCCAACGCCTACTTCTCCCGAGAAGCGGTCGAGGACTTCGCCACCAGCCTTGCTCCGCTCGGCGGCCCGACCGAATTCGTCCCGGTGGCGTACGAGTTGCGAGGTGGGATGAGCTACCGCGCCTTTCGGATCAGGGCCGGAACCCGAACCCTGCTGCTCACGACGCGCGCGCTGGCCGACGGCTCGCTGGAGCAGTACCAGATCAACCCCGACAAGTAG